CCTCAACCGATAATTGGTTATTTAAAAGTCTTGTTTCGGCAGTCAGTTTAGTCACGAAGGCAAGGTCCGCAACCCGTTTCATCTACCTTAACTGGAATTCGGTTAACCACGGAGTTTTTTCTGAGTTGTGCCCCTTTGGCACACGGCCTAAGCCCCCCCTGCCCAACTGGCGGAACGACGACCGCCGAGGACCGCCTATTGAGCGCGACACTGCGATGCAACTACCAACAGGAAATAACCAGCAAAAATAATTCGACCGGTGTGAGTGCCGAAACCGGGGGTCGTCGGTAGTGTTGCCACTCAGCCGTCGTCAGCCGAGCGAGAGGACGTTCGCACCAAGTACCGAGATCGAGTTCCCCTGAATGGCGAACGCCCGACCTCGGAACTCCCCGTCGTCCCGATCCTGGTAGCGAACCGTCGCTTTCAGCATCTTGTCTGCGGCGACCGACCCGGTCTGCCGCGCAGCACTGTAGCCGGCGCGGAGAATCTTCTGAATCTCGTACTTCGAGTAGACGCCGGCCTGGAAGTCAACATCTAGGGCTTCGCGACCTTCGGAGATCGAAGCACCGTACCGACGGGCCCAGCTGGCGAGCGGGCTGTCGCCAGCGATGACCTTCTCGGAATCCTGAACGTGCTCGATGCCGCGGTCGACCCAGTCCGCGGCGTCCTCAAGGTAGCCGAACAACTCCTCGAACTTCTCGCGAATGACGTCGTCGGCGAACTCAAAGACGCCCTGCGCGCGTTCGATGACGTCAGAGAAGCGGTCGGCCGCCCGGTACACCGTCGACGAGGACGTGTCGCTCGCGTCAGCGAGCTCGTCGTAGTGCATCTGTCCGCCATCCGCGAGCGCCTGGAGGACCGACCGCTCCCCGGGACTGGCGTCCTCGTTCACCATGTGGTGGATCGCGACGCCTTCCTCGACCTCTTGGAGATCGTGGAGCGGATCCGGGTACACCGTCACGTCCCGGTCCGTGTCCTCTGGCTCCCAGTACTCGTCGGGAACCACCCACTCGGCATCGGCCTTAGGGACGAGATCGGCCCAATCCAGCTGGCACAGGAGGTACTCGTCGAGTTCGGACTCCAAGTCGTCGGCATCGGCCCAGGGAATCGACTTCTCCTCGCTGTACTCAGTGGAGTACTGGACCTCGAACTTCGGATGGGTCGTCGGCTCGTCCGGATCCGCGGTGGCCTCTGGATTCTTCATGTGGTAGACCTTCGAGACCTTCCCGACGCTCTGCTCCGGTAGCAACTTCGAGAGTGACGTCTCGTTGAGCGTCACGGCATTGCGGTGGCCCATGATCTCCTCGTTGTCCCACTTGTACTCGCCGCGACCGGGTCGCTGACTCGTGAAAGACGCGAGTCGTTCAAGCAACCCGGTCTGGTTCACCAACCGGCGCTCGGAGATCGACCGCAGCACGCGCACGTACTGCGCGTAGTTGTAGACGCGGCTCCAGTCGTGCAGACGAGATTCCCGGAAGTAGTGGGTGCTAATCCCCATCGCGTCGGCCAGCCCTTGCAGCACGTCCAGAATCGCCTCTCGTTCGACGTTCGCGGAGTCGACCTGGACACGGAGGCCTTCGGGAAGGTCCGCAGGCATGGACTCGATACGCTCGCCGGAATCGACATTGGTAGCCTCGGGGAGTGACGGCCGGAACTGGAAGTTCACGCGCTTCCGACCAACAGGATCGTCGGCGACCACGCCGATGTTGTACTCGTAGTAGGCGTCACCGGCGTCTTCTTCGCGCGTTGCAATCTGTCCCTCCCAGTACTTGACCTTCTCCTCGTCGTGATTGAGGTGCCACGTCTCGTCGGCAGCCTCGAATGACCCCAGCCCGTCGTAGCACTCGTCGAACTGCGAGACGATTGCGAAGTACGGTTCCATCCCGTCGGACTGACCGTCGAACAGGAGCTTCGCCCCGACCTCGTGTACCTGGGGCTCGATCAGAGCCTCGTCGTCGGGTTCGAACGCCCAGAGACGCTCCCACTTGCTCCGGTCCGGGCAGGTGTGCTTTCGGTGTTCGACTCGGTCGTCGAACGCCGTCTCACACCACCGACAGCAGGACGATCCGACAGCTTCCGGCTGATGGGTAGTCTGGGCTGTCGGCCGCTCGACCTCATACTCCTCGGCGAAGAGTGACTCAGCACGTGCTTCTTCCTGCCGGTCATCCCGCCGGACGTCGTCCATCGTGGGAGTATCCCGGTCCTCTCCGGCGTGGATCCGCTCGTCGCCCTCCATCAGACCTGCCCCCCGGATTCGACAGCTTCCGAATCACCCCCGGCAATCCGTTCTTTCCAGCACTTGCGCAGGTGTTCCTTCTCGATAGGGTGAAGGTGCCCGTTCGGACCGACGTGACTGGCCGGCACGCGACTTCGCGGCCACTCGGCGATCTTCGAGACCAGCGCACTCGGGAACACCTTGTCGTCCGAGGTGACGTGGGCGCCTGTCGTCGCGCAATAGACGGTCTCCTCGGTGGGGTGCGCGTAGCGAACGTACAGTAGTTTGCTCTCCTCGCAGTGCGCGACGCTGACGGCCAAGAGGCGTGGATGGCCGGAGCCGCGGTCGACGCCGTGATCGATCCAGCTCTCCGGGACCGGCTCGTACGTGCGCCCGTCGACCTCGAAGGATCGGTCGGACATCAGGCGTCACCCTCCGAGCCGCTCTCCCGCAGGTCGAGATCCTCGACGCTGGTTACGTCCTCGCGCTGCAACTGGACCAGCAAAGGACTCGGACCCGGGTCGACTTCGTCCGAAAACTGAGGAGAGACATCGTACTGCGGGAGCTTGTGGACACGAGTCGCGTACTGACCCCCGCGCGCGACCCACTCGAAGTCTGATGGGTCATCATTGTCGAAGCAGACGCCGCAGGGATCGAGTGCGCCCGTGCGCGGACCGTCGGGACGCACTGCGACTGGAGATTCGGGGACGGTGTTACAGGCGACGTCGTCTATCTCCGGTCGATCGCGGCGTGATTCGGGGCGAGTCATCGCTGACAGCCCCCGTCGTCGCGAGCGACGCAGCGCTGGTCCCACCGCTCGATCGTGAGCCCGCAATAGCGACAGATAGCAGGCGGTGACGAAGGCGATTCCTCAGTTGCCACAGACACCACCTCCCTCTTCGAATCGGCAGACGCCGGGTGGGGTCCTTCCGAGACGGCACGAATCGATTCCCGCGGGGGAGGTCTTCGAGACTCGGATTTCCTCGAAATCCTGCCGTTGAATATGGTCTACGGACTGTTCAGTTACCCCGGAGAAGCGCGAGAAATCGGAGTGGACTCGCGGGGATTTGAACCCCGGGCCTTCCCCGTGCCAGGGGGATGATCTACCGCTGATCTACGAGCCCTCGCATTCATCGGTATCCGTCGAGTTTTCTTAAACCCATCGAAGGAGTTGCCCCACGGGGGAGGACAACTCACAACGCGTTGGGTCGGCCAAAGCACCTAAATACGAATTCTGACGGCCACAATCCCTATATTGTCGGTGCTATCATTAGGGGTAGTTGGAACTAGCAGTCGGCAACGGGCCGGGAGAAATGCGGGAGCCGAGCAGTGATGGTTCGGCGTCGTTCAGACGAGGGATTCGCATGGAGAACGGAAGAACGTCCGACCGGGCACGGGCGGCCGGCGACGGACCGGCAGGACCGTCCCGACCACCGGTCGAGGAAGAGACTGCATCGACCGACGAGCGGTCTGTGGGATCTATCCGTGCACAAACGACCATCGACTTCACTGTCGGCGTCGTGTTGTTCGTCTTCGTTCTGATCGCCATCTTCACTTTCGTGTCGGGAACTGTCCAGCCGTTCACCACGGGCGACCAGGAGGACATCGTGGCGGTCGACAGGGCTGCGGACGGGCTCACGATGGACACACTCGGCGATCCGAACACGCCGTACACGCTGAACACGACGTGTACGGTGGCGTTCTTCGAGGGTGGCAGTCCACCGGGCGGCTGCCAGTTCACCGACCGGCCACTCGAAGCCCAGCTCGGGATCGACCGGAGTTCGTTCGTCAACGTGACGATTCGCGGGAACGTGAGCGGGTCAGGGTCACCCGACGAGTTGCTCTGCTGGGACGAGACGGCAGGAGAACTCGTCGAGCAGAGCGGGACCGATTGTAGCGCGGGTGACGTGGTCCCGCTCGCTGCCGGTAACGACGCCGAGTCGGGTGCCCAGTCGTCGGTGACGGCGCGGCGGGCGGTGTCGGTCAACGGGACCAGCGTCTCGCTGGTGGTGAAGCTATGGTGAGCGAGCGCGGACAGGTCCACACGCTAGAGGCCATCGTCGCGGGACTGTTGTTGACGTCGAGTATCGTCTTCGCGCTCCAGATGACGGCGGTGACGCCGCTGTCCGCGAGTACGTCGAGCCAGCACATCGAGAACCAGCAACAAGCCAGCGCGTCGGGTGTGCTGGCGACGGCGGCCCGGAACGACTCGCTACGGCGGACGGTGCTGTACTGGAACAGTTCGAGCAGTCGGTTCCACGGGGCCTCGGTCAACGGATTCTACACGCGGCGGCTCCCGACGGACCTCGGACGGACGCTCCAGCGGACGTTCGGCGACAGAGGGATCGCCTACAACGTCTACGTGACCTACTACAAGTCCGGGCGGCTCCAGGAGAAACCCATCCTGTATCGTGGCGAGCCGACCGACAACGCCGTCGCCGCGAGCAGGACGGTCGTCATCTCGAACGACACTCGACTGCTGAACGAAGACGGAAGTCACGGCCCGCTGATCAACAACTCGAACTTCTACGCCGACAAGAACGGCGAGGGGCCAGTGTTCGACGTGGTCCGCGTGGAGGTGGTAGTGTGGCGAATCTGAGAGACGACGACCGGGCGCAGGTGCTCCTTGTCGCTGGGTTCGTCCTCGCGGCGTCGTTCGTCGCTCTGACGCTGGTGTTGAACTCGGTCATCTACACGGAGAACCTCGCCACCCGGGGCGACGACGCCGGGGGTGAGAACGCGATCAGCTACCGCAACGACGTAACCGAGGGACTGGAGCGGGTCCTCGAGTCGGTCAACCGGAACGGCTCGACGAAGGCGAAGATCCACGACGACCTCTCGGACGCGGTCGTCTCGACCAGCCGACGGGCCGCCCAGTTCGAGGTGTTGCAAGGGACCAGTGCCAACACGTCGCTGGCCGCCGTCACCTGGGGAACCCGCATCGGACAGAACCAGACGACGGGGAACTTCTCGAACTCGACGGAGCCGAGTACCGCAGACGTGGCTAGCGACTGGACACTGGCGACGGGCGTGCAGGGGACCCGGTCGGCGACGATCGACGTGACGGATTCGTCGATGCTGGATCAGTCGGGTGACGATCCTCTCACGCTCCGCGTGTCCGATGGCTCCGACGACTGGACGCTGACGCTGTACAACGACGGCACCGCGGACGACACCTGGATCGAAATCACGAACGCATCGGGATCGGGGACCTGTTCGGCCGACGGAAACCCGACGATCGGACTGACTGCCGGCACGTTCAACGGCACCGACTGTCCCGCGCTGAAGTTCGGTGAGGGCGTCTCCGCGCCGTACGACATCGAGGTCCGGAACGGCGACGCGTTCCAGGGTACCTACTCGATGGTCGTCCGGGACGCCAGCATCGATACCACGAACTACGGCACTGCGCCGGACGTACCGTTCGCGCTGCCGGCGGTCTACGCGGCGACCGTCCACGTCGAATACCGGTCGGCATCGCTCTCGTACGCGACGGACGCAGAGGTGCGCCCGGGTGAGAGCGATGACTGAGGAATCGAAACGGAGGGTGAGACAGGACGACCGCGGCGTTTCGACGACGCTGAACTACGTCCTCGGGCTCTCCATCGCACTCATCCTGATCACGGGATTGCTGGTGGCCGGCGGCACCTTCGTCGAGAGCCAGCGCGACCAGAGCATCCGGACGGAACTGGAGGTGCTGGGCGAACAGGTGAGTGCCGACGTGATGATGGCCGATCGCCTGGCGCGGACGACGACGGACAACGAGACGGTTCGGGTCGGGCGGGACCTCCCACCCCGGGTCGCGGGGACCACCTACGATGTCCGGATCGAGGGCGGCTCCGACCCGCGGGTCGTGGTCCGGACGACGAATCCGGATATCACCGTCGAGGTGCCCGTCGAGACAACCACGTCGATCGAGTCGTCGTCGGCGTCCGGCGGCTCCATCGCGGTCAACTACACCGCGAGCGACGAACTCACACTGGAGGGCGACGCATGACACGAAATCGTGCTGTGAGCGACGTGCTCGGGTTCGTGATCGTGTTCTCGCTGGTCGCGGCGACGGTCGGCATCGTCTCGGTCACCGGGATCGGAATCCTGCAGGACGCCCGCGACGCCGAGCAGGTGAACAACGCAGAACGGGCCTTCGACGTGCTCGCGGACAACATGGCCGACATCCACCAGGAGGGCGCGCCGAGTCGCTCGACGGAGATCAAACTCTCGAACGCGCGACTGGAGGTGCGCGACGAGGTGGAGATCAACGTCACGGGGGTCGATCCGGGCGGGACGAACCCGAACGTGTCCTACTCGGCGGCACCGATCATGTACGAGGGGCGCAGCGACACGACCGTCGTCTACGAGGGCGGAGCCGTCTTCCGTGACGCGCCACAGGGTGGCGTCGTCGTCGAGGACCCGCCCTTCCGCTTCGAGGACGACGGGGTGATCATCCCGATCATCCAGACCCAGCACGTCGGGAACGCGACGAGCGTCAGCGGCGGGACCGTACGCGTCCGCGCCGAGCAGGCGGTCCGGGAACCCCTCCCGGAGTTCGTCCAGCGACAGACCGACTACGAGGACCTGATCGTCAACATCACGTCGCCGCGGTATCGCCTCTGGCAGCGCTACCTCGAAACCGACGCCGATGCGGCGTGTACGGTGACCCGTCCCGAGACCGTCCAGTGTGAGATCGACGAGCCGGGACGGCTGTCGGTCACGCGGTCGCTGATCAACTTCGAGTTCGAGACCTAGTCGAAGTCGACCTCGATCTCGTTTTCGGTGACGTGGAGATACGTGATGTACTCCGCACCCTCGGCGGTCTCGTAGGTGAGCGTCCCCGAGGAGGCGTCCTGTACGATGGCGCGACTGTTACCCGGCCCCATCTGTGAGGTCATGTCGATGTCCGGCCCCATCAGCGCGGTGTAGTGGTTGACGATCTCGTCGAGCGTGCGGTCCGTGTCGTCGATGGTCGGTGAGTAGGTGGATGCTGGATCTTCCCAGCTGATACTGTCGTGCTGGTGGAGCGTGGCGTCCCCGTGCTCGTAGGTTTTCTTGATGTGTTCGCCGAAGCGCCACTTGTTTCCGTTCTTACTGGAACTGACCCCTGGGGCACTCTGATCGTAATCCATCCCGCCGAAATCCGAGAGCAAGTCGATGGACAATTTCGGGCCCTCGCTGGCACAGGTCCACTCGATCTTGCTGTCGGGATGGTTATCGGGATCGATCCGCGTCTCCCAGAACTCGTACTTTCCGGACCCGTCACCGGAGTAGTAGTAGAGACTGACGTATACTGGCGAGTCCAGTTGATCCTCGTCTGGACAGTCGTTGTGGTAGTTGCTCCCCGTCGGGACGACGTGTAACTCGTACTCCTGGTTGTTCTTCTCGTCGTACAGCGAGAAGTGGTCGTTGTTCCCCTTCGTGTAGACGATGTCGAACTCGAACTCTTTGAGCGGGTGCCCGTCGGCGATACCGCCGGCGGGGACGCTCTCACCCTCTTCGGGGATGGTGAAGGACCCGGGCGGGCCGCCGATGGACAGCAGGTTCAGGCGGACGGTCCGATTTTCGTCCCAGACGGTTACTTCACCGGTCGTGCGCTCGCGGAAGTACTTGGCCCAGGCCTCGTAGTAGTCGCTCCGGACCGTGACGTTGACCGTCCCGTTGCGAATCGGGTTCGTGTAGTCGCGCTCGGTATCGTTGTAGGGTGCGCCGACCTCGGGACTCCCGTCGTCGGGTGCGGTCGTGTTCGGGAATATCAGCTTCGCCTGTTTCTGCGGCCGGATCGACACGTCGACACTCCCTTTGGCGTTGCCGCCGCCGAGCGTCCGGATGACGGGGAGCGTCAGCGTCGCCCCGCGGTAATGGAACTCCGGCGGGGAGACCATGCGCGCCTCGCCGTTCGAATCGCGCTGCCAGACGCCGCCGCCCTGATAGGCCATCGTCCGGTCCCCGTTCTCGTAGATCAACGCCCCCATCGACTTGTTGTAGATGACCTCCCGCTCGGCGTCGTCGTCCTCCGTGTAGTTGTCGTGTGTAAGCCGCATCCAGCCGTTCTCGTCTTCGACTCTGAACGAGCCACTGTCCTGCCCGAACGAGATGCTCTGCCCACCGGAGTCACCGAGCGCGACCATCGCCGCCCGGGAGTCAAAGAGCGTCATCGAGTGTTCCGCGCGCTGGAGTTCGGACTGGGACTGTGTGCTCGACAGTCCGCCAGCGCCGATGAGAACGATGATCGCCATCCCTGCCATCACGATCGCGAACACGAGCACGTACCCGACCGGTCCCGACTGTGCGCGCGTCCCCGACCGCGCCGTCCCTGCAGCCATATTGCCACAGGTTGCATACCGAGTAGCAAAAGCGCTCTGGCCGTCGTATCGAGATCTGATAACTGGACGCGAGTAGAAACCGTAAAGTGGGAGAGCGGGAAGGTTGGGGTGGGAACAGCACGACCGCAAATCCGACGCGCCGCTACGATCACTTTCGCGGCTTGGGATTGCGGTAGTGTTTCGGCAGTCCGCCGGCCCGCGCTGTCGGCCTTCGGGGCCAGCAGCGCCTGCCGGCACGCCGGACAGCGGTCGTCGCGGTTCCAATTCAACTATGGCACGAATGCACACACGCCGCCGCGGCTCGTCCGACTCGGACAAGCCCGTGGCAGACGAACCGCCGGAGTGGAGCGACGTCGACGCCGACGCCGTCGAAGAGCGCGTCGTCGAACTGGCAGAACAGGGGCACAGTCCCAGCGAGATCGGGCTGAAGCTCCGCGACGAGGGCGTTCAGGGGACGCCGGTTCCCGACGTGAGCCTCGTCACGGACAAGAAGGTCACGGAGATCCTCGAGGAGAACGACGCCGAACCCGAGTTCCCCGAGGACCTACGCAACCTGATGAAGCGGGCCGTCCGCCTGCGCGATCACATGGACGAGAACCCCAACGACCACCAGAACAAGCGCGCGCTCCAGAACACGCAGTCGAAGATCCGCCGCCTGGTCGATTACTACCGCGGCGACGAACTCGACGCCGACTTCACGTACTCCTACGACACCGCCAAGGAACTCCTGTAGATGTCCACAGCCGACCGTCCAGCCGAGTCCGCCTCCGTGGCCAGCGACGTCGCCGCGGTCTGTCGCGACGCCGAGTTCGTTCGGCTCGTCGCCAGCGCCGACGGCGACGCACTCGCGGCTACCGGTGTCCTCGCCCGCGCGCTCGCGGCGACCGACCGGCCCTTCCAGGCCAGCGTCGTCGCCCCGACCGCGACCGCCGAGCGCGCCACCGAAGCCGACGCGACGGTGACGCTCGGCCGGGCCGACGCGGCCGCGGACGCGGCGATTCCAGCGGGGTCCGACCCCGTGAGCGAGGTGGCCTTCCGGGCCGCCGAGGAACTCGGGAGTGCCGACGCCGTCCTCGCGCTGGCCGGTTCGACCGTGGCCGACGCCACGCCGAACGGCCGACTGCGCGAGGCGGCTGGCGTCTCCCGCCGACCGGGCGTCGCGACGCCGACGACGGACCTCACCGAGGGATTGGCCTACGGCACGCGCCTGCACGCGCCGTTCTCGGGCGACCCCGAGAGCGTGCGGGCGGCGCTGGCCGACTGTAACCTCATGCTCGCGGCCGAGGACGCGACGGCGTTGGACGAGGACGACCGGCGACGGCTCGCCTCGATGGTCGCGCTTCGCACCGTCGGAGCCGACGACGCGAACCGGCGCGCTGCCGAGTGCGTCGAGGACGCGCTGCGACCCCACGCGGGCGGTCCCTTCGGGACCGTCGAGGGGTACGGCGACGTGCTCGACGCGGTCGCCCGGGACGCACCCGGCACCGGCGTCGCGCTGGCGCTCGGTCACGACGCACGCGAGGCGGCCCTCGACGCGTGGCGGACTCACGGCCAGCGGGCTCACCACGCTCTCGCGAACGCGACGACAGGTCGGTACGACGGTCTGTTCGTGGCCCGAGGGGAGTCACAGGGTGACGCCGAAACGCCAGTCGGGACGGCCGCGCGCCTGCTCAGGGACTTCCGGTCGCCGGAGCCGGTCGTGCTGTTCGTCACCGATGGACAGGCGGCCGCCGCGGCGGTCGAGGACCGACAGCTCGGCGCGACGATGGACGCCGCCGTCGACCAGGTCGGCGGCCGTGCGGCCGGCAGCGGTCGGCACGCACGGGCGTCCGTCGAGACCGACACCGCCTCGTTCATCGAGGCCTTCAGGGAGGCACTATGAGAGCCGTCATCGAGACGACCCACGGCGATCACGAGCGGGCCGCGATGGTCGCGGCCGCACTCGCGCCGGACAACACCGACGAGATGTCGACGACGGTCGACGGCGAGACGGTCAGGACGGAGATCGAACGGGAGTCGACCGGCGGGTTGCACGCGACGGTCGACGATTACGTGGTCAACTGTACAGTCGCGGACGAACTAACCCAGACACAATCATGAGCGAACGATCAGTTTCACGGCAGAAGCAGGGCAAGCAGTGGTACACCGTGTTCTCGCCCGAGCAGTTCGAGCGCGAGGAACTCGGTGACACGCCCGCAGCGGAATCGGAACAGGTCCTCGGACGGACCATCGAAACCACGCTGGGCGATCTGAAATCGGACGCCAGCGAGAACAACAAGAAGCTCACCTTCCAGGTCGACGAGGTGGCCGGCGACTCCGCCTACACCGAGTTCGACACCTTCGAGCTGACCCGGGACTACAAGCGCAGCCTCGTCCGCCGGGGCTCCTCGAAGATCGAGGCCTTCGTCACGGTCCTGACGACGGACGACTACCGGCTGCAGATCCAGCCCGTCGCCTACACGACGAAGTCCGCGGACCACAGCCAGGAGAAGGCCATCCGCCGGACGATGATCGACCTCGTCGAGGAGGCCGCGAGCGACCGCACCTTCACCGACCTCGTCGACAGCGTCGTCGAAGGTCGGCTCTCCTCGGCCATCT
This Halorientalis sp. IM1011 DNA region includes the following protein-coding sequences:
- a CDS encoding 30S ribosomal protein S15: MARMHTRRRGSSDSDKPVADEPPEWSDVDADAVEERVVELAEQGHSPSEIGLKLRDEGVQGTPVPDVSLVTDKKVTEILEENDAEPEFPEDLRNLMKRAVRLRDHMDENPNDHQNKRALQNTQSKIRRLVDYYRGDELDADFTYSYDTAKELL
- a CDS encoding KEOPS complex subunit Pcc1, producing the protein MRAVIETTHGDHERAAMVAAALAPDNTDEMSTTVDGETVRTEIERESTGGLHATVDDYVVNCTVADELTQTQS
- a CDS encoding 30S ribosomal protein S3ae: MSERSVSRQKQGKQWYTVFSPEQFEREELGDTPAAESEQVLGRTIETTLGDLKSDASENNKKLTFQVDEVAGDSAYTEFDTFELTRDYKRSLVRRGSSKIEAFVTVLTTDDYRLQIQPVAYTTKSADHSQEKAIRRTMIDLVEEAASDRTFTDLVDSVVEGRLSSAIYNDAKLIYPVRRVEIQKTTLEARPEEVAAEEETSVDVDEDDTDVAGDEE